The following coding sequences lie in one Monomorium pharaonis isolate MP-MQ-018 chromosome 1, ASM1337386v2, whole genome shotgun sequence genomic window:
- the LOC105836281 gene encoding transport and Golgi organization protein 1 isoform X2: MKFYLSTQHVVYGHVARLRGEWQCHCAVVGVGSDVELFYGENMTKISPFTNVSFLRVATILCIIPQCLGALSDKQLCCDPNCSVPISLAKTTLAYQANDPEVMSFNVNVNVKVFSKGAGKRTDLWGVEINGKRGFAPKTFLNEYKVLKCSLSHEVPVYKFNDKTSNVQSEKLESTEEQEESNELHNLLDDKLSKDEKTPSLKSIESIIEESPGISADSVSPSYEVIDGTTVYFETDSSVQPSSVAEAAQATALSNKLGSIVDPDSKMDREGQSSNKDTFIDNKDLHSGMDNTSKLEEIKLQVDTQKQTSSKLETNVPLENPEVIITSTLDSENKDDTLMLDDSSEQSEELLKDVEHMEKSDNVKSNEKEKVTESDGILATITNTFKNVLSSSMETVATESISAQSGDDTAAPEVVVESELQIEKKVSENIGTETAATEDILPLIQVKDSNIDQSITDNEKVEMQQKIIHESVKSVEISDGKIKEAFTIISESNISLSDVPSSNNFIHEDADKPAKELPTASSILANDSSAAANADVTIHIENIQTQETSEADKVTENTKVDSAVTSDKEESAILFNLQETIVTKVTTQKNEQKLLENDEAHLEFAKKNADHKEAVDQADKIIITEIPETTTLPSETENITAESFFESHSVDKSTAVMQEALNDSIANIQFNKESIVHSNVNKNDDLVNDASADNVPIESNEFLNDVKSSVLGSEQSIDSSQESMISEQTMTSNEFLKKQILSSTENLEQKNIESQIVKSVKEEETLPEYDGHISSENKVLYENQDEDNSLEKVETTSIPSGVEDVCTNDHDCITETTTEFLNQKGDFESEEDNVIDWTRLDHNYWKTLIYLCVTAFTTLMFTLGYYYIENIRRDEQLIARINKLEKELLVSTKECEVLSENLKSTKDKLHCIEDESFGSNEMVVSLKADLKMSQKIKIELEEQVTMLEKDLENATEAGLELERMLREVLSSNNEVNPLAQSVEDLQARLDAQQAANESLTNALNLKTQEIETLSTELASTKKKYEELEVDFLREQDELTTQKNLKNNIEQTLTDKIHSLEQQVNELSTVKSSLHKELKSKEIEVKELLEIINQIKSNNLDLEKLYDVSRIKIEAVQLREERDELKMRLNDVNGAHQLLEEHMKLVKEEIVALSDQCKIAEKEKKDAETRLEVLSKFFQEKEAERKKEETIWLQNQGEVVSTVERLHTMQNEIQNYKQQIEMLKREIVDQEREYKNQISALETKAHEQWVAARQNERRLEESKAQASQLRNRLTLVEKNLNDADPEAKLHRLEANGETATSLPLFIGPESSNSPVMFSGSGVPPVPPPSYLHFPPYLPPLPPAAASSLPPYDISQRPPPLGGRLSSPPPMLPPPALHRPPVSGGRYENAGSPPPPMSPPHLLPPFDHHRSPPLPPFGGDHIPSLPLPGSILPPPPGTIPWGEESLPHTRNSGFHPQREQRARNHKGSLHSSGESLDKAHGKV, translated from the exons ATGAAATTTTACCTTTCTACACAGCATGTAGTTTATGGTCACGTTGCGCGTTTGAGAGGAGAGTGGCAGTGTCATTGTGCGGTAGTAGGCGTCGGTAGTGATGTGGAACTTTTCTACGGTGAAAATATGACGAAAATAAGCCCGTTTACGAATGTTTCGTTTTTACGTGTCGCAACAATTCTCTGCATAATACCGCAATGCCTGGGTGCTCTGTCCGATAAACAATTATGTTGCGACCCCAATTGTTCGG TACCCATTTCGCTGGCCAAGACAACACTCGCCTATCAAGCTAACGATCCTGAGGTGATGTCATTTAATGTTAACGTAAATGTCAAAGTTTTTAGTAAAGGTGCTGGAAAACGAACAGATTTATGGGGTGTTGAG ATAAATGGCAAGCGGGGATTTGCGCCCAAAACATTCCTAAACGAATACAAAGTTCTAAAATGCTCTTTATCCCATGAAGTGCCTGTTTATAAGTTTAATGATAAAACTAGCAATGTTCAGTCTGAGAAACTTGAGTCAACGGAGGAGCAGGAAGAGAGCAACGAATTGCATAATTTGTTAGATGATAAATTATCTAAGGATGAAAAGACACCATCATTGAAATCCATAGAGAGTATCATAGAGGAATCTCCTGGGATTAGTGCAGATAGTGTATCACCCTCTTATGAGGTGATAGATGGTACCACAGTTTACTTTGAAACTGATTCATCTGTGCAACCCAGTTCTGTAGCCGAGGCTGCACAAGCTACTGCATTGTCAAATAAACTCGGATCTATAGTGGATCCTGATTCAAAGATGGATCGTGAAGGACAATCATCCAATAAGGATACATTTATCGACAACAAAGATTTACACTCGGGCATGGACAACACCAGTAAACTCGAAGAAATTAAGTTGCAAGTGGATACTCAAAAACAAACTAGCTCCAAACTAGAAACAAATGTGCCGCTAGAGAATCCGGAAGTGATAATCACTTCAACCTTAGACAGTGAAAATAAAGATGACACTTTGATGCTTGATGACAGCAGTGAACAATctgaagaattattaaaagatgtaGAACATATGGAAAAATCGGATAATGTGAAGAGtaatgagaaagagaaagttaCTGAAAGCGACGGTATACTAGCCACCATTACAAACACGTTTAAAAACGTGTTATCCAGCTCGATGGAAACTGTGGCAACAGAGAGCATTAGTGCTCAAAGTGGCGATGATACAGCTGCTCCTGAAGTTGTGGTCGAGAGCGAACTgcaaatagagaaaaaagtttctgAAAATATTGGAACTGAGACTGCTGCAACTGAAGATATTCTTCCACTTATTCAAGTAAAGGATTCGAATATAGATCAAAGTATTACAGATAATGAAAAGGTAGAAATGcagcaaaaaattatacatgaaAGTGTTAAAAGTGTGGAAATTTCAgacggaaaaataaaagaagctTTCACTATTATTTCGGAAAGTAATATATCTCTTAGCGATGTGCCTtcatctaataattttatacatgaaGATGCTGACAAGCCTGCCAAAGAATTGCCAACAGCATCTTCGATTTTAGCAAATGATAGTTCTGCGGCCGCGAACGCTGATGTTACTATCCACATTGAAAATATTCAAACACAGGAAACAAGTGAGGCAGATAAAGTTACAGAAAATACAAAGGTTGATAGTGCAGTTACCTCTGATAAAGAGGAATCAgcaatcttatttaatttgcaaGAAACTATTGTCACAAAAGTCACTACTcaaaaaaatgaacaaaaattACTAGAAAATGATGAGGCACATTTAGAATTTGCAAAGAAAAATGCCGATCACAAAGAAGCAGTTGATCAAgccgataaaattataattactgaAATTCCAGAAACTACTACCTTACCGTCTGAAACAGAGAATATCACAGCGGAATCATTTTTTGAAAGCCATTCTGTCGATAAAAGTACAGCAGTTATGCAAGAAGCATTAAATGATAGCATTGcgaatattcaatttaataaagaatcaattgtacatagtaatgtaaataaaaatgatgacTTGGTTAATGATGCTAGCGCTGATAATGTTCCTATAGAATCTAATGAATTCTTGAACGATGTAAAATCTAGCGTTCTCGGATCGGAGCAATCTATAGATTCTAGTCAAGAGAGCATGATCTCAGAGCAAACAATGACTTCCAATGAATTTCtcaagaaacaaattttgtcaagtactgaaaatttagaacaaaaaaata TCGAAAGTCAGATTGTCAAGTCTGTTAAGGAAGAAGAAACCTTACCTGAATATGATGGGCACATAAGCAGTGAAAATAAGgttttatatgaaaatcaAGATGAAGATAATAGCTTGGAGAAAGTAGAAACCACATCCATACCAAGTGGAGTAGAAG ATGTTTGTACGAATGATCATGACTGCATAACCGAGACAACAACAGAGTTTCTGAACCAA AAGGGAGACTTTGAAAGTGAAGAAGATAATGTGATTGATTGGACAAGATTGGATCATAATTACTGGAAGACATTGATATATTTGTGTGTAACAGCCTTTACAACACTCATGTTTACCCTTGGATATTATTACATTGAG AATATAAGAAGAGATGAGCAACTCATTGCtagaattaataaacttgAGAAAGAGTTGTTAGTCTCAACAAAAGAATGTGAAGTGCTTAGTGAGAATCTAAAATCGACTAAAGATAAG ttgcATTGCATAGAAGATGAATCATTTGGTTCTAACGAAATGGTTGTATCGCTAAAAGctgatttaaaaatgtcacag aaaataaaaatagaattggAGGAACAAGTGACTATGCTGGAGAAGGATTTAGAAAATGCGACAGAAGCTGGATTAGAACTCGAACGTATGCTAAGAGAGGTTTTGTCGTCGAACAATGAAGTTAATCCTCTGGCTCAATCAGTGGAAGATCTACAAGCACGATTAGACGCCCAACAGGCCGCGAATGAATCCTTGACAAATGCACTGAATCTTAAGACTCAAGAA ATTGAAACTTTATCAACAGAGCTTGCCTCtactaaaaagaaatatgaagaACTCGAAGTAGATTTTTTGCGGGAACAGGATGAATTGACAACTCAgaaaaaccttaaaaataatatagaacaaACGTTAACAGATAAAATACATAGTTTGGAACAACAAGTAAATGAG tTGTCTACTGTAAAGTCATCATTGCATAAAGAACTGAAAAGTAAAGAAATAGAAGTAAAAGAATTGTTAGAAATTATCaatcaaatcaaatcaaataaCTTAGATTTGGAAAAGTTATACGACGTATCTCGCATTAAAATTGAGGCAGTGCAATTGCGTGAGGAGAGGGACGAATTAAAGATGCGCTTAAATGATGTTAATGGTGCTCACCAATTATTAGAAG AACATATGAAACTTGTTAAGGAAGAGATAGTCGCGTTAAGTGATCAGTGTAAAATAgctgaaaaagaaaagaaagatgcAGAGACACGACTCGAGGTTTTATCAAAGTTCTTCCAAGAAAAGGAAGCGGAacgaaaaaa GGAAGAGACCATTTGGTTACAGAATCAAGGAGAAGTTGTATCGACAGTTGAAAGGTTACACACGATGCAAaatgaaattcaaaattacaa gCAACAAATAGAGATGTTAAAACGGGAAATCGTCGATCAGGAAAGGGAgtacaaaaatcaaatatctGCTCTAGAAACAAAAGCACACGAGCAATGG gtTGCTGCTCGCCAAAACGAGCGTCGATTGGAAGAATCGAAAGCTCAGGCCAGCCAATTACGTAATCGCCTTACACTCgtagagaaaaatttaaatgacgCCGATCCCGAAGCAAAGCTACATc GCTTGGAAGCGAACGGGGAAACGGCGACTTCATTGCCACTGTTCATAGGACCAGAATCGTCCAATTCTCCTGTCATGTTTAGCGGTTCGGGTGTCCCACCGGTCCCGCCACCTTCCTATTTGCACTTTCCACCGTATTTGCCGCCTTTGCCACCAGCCGCTGCATCTAGTCTACCTCCGTACGATATCAGTCAACGTCCTCCACCTCTCGGCGGCAGACTGTCGTCACCTCCACCGATGTTGCCGCCACCAGCATTGCATCGTCCCCCGGTTTCCGGGGGCAGGTACGAGAACGCCGGTTCCCCACCCCCGCCTATGTCTCCGCCACATTTACTTCCACCGTTCGATCACCACAGATCACCACCGCTACCTCCGTTTGGTGGCGATCATATCCCATCCCTTCCTCTACCCGGCTCGATATTGCCTCCACCCCCCGGGACGATACCATGGGGTGAAGAATCATTGCCGCACACTCGCAATTCTGGTTTTCATCCTCAACGAGAGCAACGTGCGCGAAATCATAAAG gttCCTTACATTCTTCGGGAGAATCGCTGGACAAGGCGCATGGGAAAGTTTAA